ACATACTTGTGAAAAAATCATTTCTATATGCTTGCTTATGTGCATTATTCCTTGTTTCCTGTAAGAAAGAAATAGAAAAAATAAGTGATACTTTTAAAGATACTGTTTCTGCCTCTGAGACTCCTGAAGCAGAAAAAGATTCTATAAAGAAAGATTCTGTGCCTGTTGTGAAAAAGGAATCCGTTCCACCCGTTATGCAGGAGAATGGTTTTTATAATGCATTTGTCATTCCAAAGGATAAAAAAATGAGGGACTCCGTATATGCAGAGTTCAGCAAAAAATATAACGAGAAAGAGCGTACAGCTATTTTAGCCTTAAACAGATTGGATTCTAAAAGCAAATGGAATGCTGATACATTGGTAGTGCCTGCTAAAATAGATACTACGTTAATGGCGTATTCACCATTTCCAATGCAATTGGATGTGCTAAGCGGGGTTAAAAAATTTGTAATATTTTCATATCCTATTCAGGCGTATGGTGTTTATTCCAACGGAAGTCTTGTTAAGTGGGGTCCAACGAGTATGGGGAAGAAGACAGCACAGACGACCAGAGGACTTACATTTGCCAACTGGAAAAAGAAGTTATCTATTTCTACAGTGAGTACCGAATGGAAGCTTCCTTATAACTTTAATATTCACAACATAGGTGGTATTGGATGGCATGAATATACTCTTCCCGGATATCCGGCTTCCCATTCTTGCCTGCGATTATTAAGAAAAGATGCACAATGGTTATATTCCTATGCTGATACTTGGATCTTGAATCCTGGTGGTGCTACCACAAAGGCAAAAGGTACTGCCGTAATGGTCTTTGGTGATTATAACTGGGGTGGAAGAAGACCTTGGAAAAAACTTCTGGATGATCCCAATGCCAATAATATTTCAGTGGAAGAACTTACGAAGCTATTGGAGCCGGATGTTTCAAAAATGCTGAAAGAACAGGCTAACAGAGAAAAAGTAGCTGATTCCATTAAAACAGCAAGAGCTATGGCGACACCAGTGCCAAACGAAAGACCTACAGATACGCTGTCTAAATAATCTTCTTTTCAAATTGTAAAGTAGATTCTTCAGCAAACCTTCTTAATTGAAGCATTTCTTCTTTCCCTTTATGCTGCCCGAATCTTGCAGCGAGATAGGTAAGAAGAATAAAAAATAACATGACAAAAGAAGCGCTCAGTGCCCAAGGGTATTCAGCGCTTTTTATTTGCTTTTCTACATAGTACATGGTGAAAAAGGTCATCCAAAGAATAGAAAAGGAGAAGTAAAGAAACATGAAAAAAGTCCAGACTGCAGAACTGGGACCAAATACCCCACGTATTGCAATATCATCATCCTCCATTTCAACTCTTAAGGAAAGGCGGGGCTTCCAGTAATTATCATATTCTGTTTCTACCCAAATGGTAGCGACTTCCTTGTTGATATTTCCGGAAAATTCATCTTTATGTTCTATGAGATATTTTTTAAGATTTTCTGCATACTCTTCCTTTGTAAGATGGGTAAACATCTTAAATCTCGGTCGGGTTCTTATTCTGTCTAAGGTGGTTTCTTCGGTTTTCATATTCTATTCTTGATAGGGAATTGGGTCTTCTAAAGTGAAGCGTAAAGTAAGCTCTTCGTTTTTTCTTTCAACAACCATAATAATGCTTCGTCCTTCATCAGATTTCATGAGTTCTATGATTTTTTCAAGGGTCAAATCTGAGGACCTATTCCCATTGATACTGATAATTCTGTCATCTTTTTGTAAACCAGCTTCATAGGCAGGAGAATCTTTCCTTACCCCCGCAATAGAAAATATAGGTTTGAGACTGAACTTATATTGAAAAGAGTTCTTATAGGCTTCAGCTCCCATAGTTGCTAAGTTCTGAGTTTCAATGTTAATTTTGTCCTGCTTCCATTCCAGACCATCTTGCTTGAAGTCTAATCCGCTCATATTAAAATGAAAAGGATCATTAAAGTTTCTGTTTTTCCTCAAATATAGTTTTTTGTTAGGATAATCAAAAACTACTGTAAACCTACGAGTAATTTCTCCACCAATGGAACCTTTTCTGTTTTCTACCAGATTTACATGCTGAATAGAAAATTCATCGGGCATTGCGGTAAGCGGTTTTTCAAATTTAAAATCTCCAAGATAAAAGTTATGGATTCTGCTTCGTTTACCATAAATATCTCCGTTGAATCCCCGTCCAAGGAAATCATCAATATTAGGTCTGTTGTACACGAAGTTTTTGATGAGGGCAGGGAAGAGCCATATAGCATCACTGTTTCCAAGATCAATTAAAAGTTTTGAATCCTTTTTTTCACTGGTCATTTCCACACCGGCATACAGATAAGGTTTGTCCCTCTCAATGGTGATGGGAAGTTCTTCAAACTTTCTGATCTTCTTTTTTAAAAGATCACTGTTCTCATAAACTGTAATTTTTTTTGAAATATAATCTATAAAAATAGGATGATCCTTAAAGAAATGGTATCCAATAACTCCATTTACGGGAATTCCTACATGGGATGAGATATTAAACTCTTCATCAATAATCACATAAAGAGACATGGAGGTGTTTACGAGGGCATCTCCAATCCGCCCGGTATTACGATCAGATTTTAAACCGTCAATACTTAAACTTCCACCAAGGCCAGAAAATTTTATTTTTTCAACGTTTCCAAGTTTAAGTTCTTTATTCTCAAGGCTAAAAAGAATGGTTTCTGCTACTCCGGTATCCAATAGAAAGGTAAGCTCTGCACCATTAACATTAATAGGGATAAAGATCAGGTTGTTGATAAACTGAAAAGGAATAACTGCTTTTTTTGTATTAATTAACTCAAAAGAGTTCTGGGCATGGGCAAAAATGCATAAAAGTAATCCCAGTAAAAAGAGCCTTGGTTTCATTTACTGAATTTACTGAATTTATCTTTATTGTAATAAAAAAAACATTCCAAATGCAGGAATGTTTATATAAACTACAATGATGTAGTGGTTTTCGTTGAATTTATTTGAAATTGGGATTGGCTTATTTAGAGAAAAACTCCATTAAGTCCATATAGTTTTTCTGATTGACACCATGCCCGCTCATATATTCTCTGAAAGTGAAGTAGCAGCTTAGGTCATACAAAAGATCAGCAGCCTTTCTTCCCCATTCAAGTGGAATAACAGCATCATCTGTACCATGAGATACAAAGAATCGAAGTCTTTCCAGTTTCTTTTTATCCTTTACAATACCATCCAGAATTTTTTCTTCAGGATAAGAACTCATACAGGCTATTTTATTAAAAAGTTCAGGATATTTAAGTGCCAGAGCATAGCATAATATTCCTCCCTGACTGAATCCGCACAAATGTACATTGCTTTCAGTAAGCCCATAATGATTGATCACTTTTAGTATACTTTCCAATGCAGAATTTAAAGACTCCTTAGCTTGGGAAACATCCATAAAGTTCTCAGGTTCATTGAAGTTGATGTCAAACCAAGAATATCCTTCAAACTGTGTATCTCTAGGAGCTCTGAAGCTGACGATAATCCAATCATTTGGAAGCGTTTCTCTAAAGCTGAAAAGGTCCTGCTCATTGCTGCCGTAGCCATGAAGCATAAAAAGTATAGGAGTAGTAGAGGTAATATTTTCCGGCTCTCTTACTATGTAATCTAAATTCATACAGCAAATATAATTAATAAATTACATTGTAAATCCTAACTTTTGCTATTCATATAATAGTCAATTTTAATCATGAAAGGATTAAGGCTATGAAGGGATAAGACATTGAAATATAATTCCACATTTCGGCTTTCACTATTTAAACTATATCCGGTTATTTTATGTGTAAGGATTGGTTATTTGAGTTGTATTATTGGATTTTATAATATGATTTTATTTTTTATCAATTTGATATTATTTGTAAATCTTTATTGGAAATTTTTTATAAAAATTATTTTTATATTAATAAAAAACTTATATTTGAAACATTAAAAAATCTATTTGGAGAAATGAAGCAATTTTACAATTCAAAAAGTTTACTTAGACTTTCTTTTTTATTCGTTCTACTATTTTCTGCAATCACTGTTTTGAATTCCTGTAAAAAGGATGACGATGAAGAATTTCAGGATCATATGGTTAAATTTGAAGTGAAAACAACTGGAGGAGGGAAAATCATATCTGTTGTAAGACAGGTAGGTACCACCCAAAATACCATTTATGACACCCCAACAACCCCTATAACATCCCCTTGGACAAGTGAAGATATATGGGTAAATTCCAGCCAGGCACAATTAAACCTTGATGCTAACGCAACATTACCAGATGATAATGCAGAGCTTATTATTAATCTTTGGATAGATGGGGAAATCGTAAAAACTGATAAGAAAAAAGGAAAAGGTGTAGCAGTTGCATCAATCGATTTCAGTTTCTTAGAACCTTAAATTAAAATATTTTTATATAAATAAAAACCGCTCACAGAGCGGTTTTTTTATTCTTCAATCATATGAAACTGTATGGCATAGTTTACGAGTTCCGTAGAGTTTTTTGCCTGAAATTTCTGCAGCAAATTTTTACGGTGAGTATCTATAGTAAGCGGACTTAGAAATAGCTCTTCCGCAATCATATTACTTGTTTTGCCCTGGGCTACCAATTGCAGGATCTGTTTTTCTCTTTTAGTCAATCTTGGAATTTGCAACTCGTTTTGAGAGGGCCGGCTGATGATCTGTTTGGTTTCATTACAGAAAACAATATTACCTGATAATGCACCCTTGATGCATATGACCAGTTCATGTATTGAAGTATTCTTCAAAAGATAACCACTGGCTCCATTTTGTATAGATTGCATGATGATACTTCTTTCGGAACGATTACTGAACATGATCACAGAAATATCAGGACCTATTTTTTTAATTTCCCTACAAAGTTCTGTACCATTGGCATCAGGTAAAGTAATGTCAAGAAGAATAATATCTACCTTGTTAGATTTTATAAAACTGATGATTTCAGAACCGGAAGTAAAAGTTCCTACTATATTAATGAAGGGCTGGCTGTTCAGCATCATCTTCACCCCTTCGATGACAATGGGATGATCATCTACAATAACAATATTTATTCTTTCATTCTCCATCTATATTGAGTTCTATGTTAATTGTTGTCCCTTGATTGTCCGAACTGATCTCCATGTTTCCTTTCAGGTAATCAACCCTGTTTTTCAGATTCCGGAGTCCCATGCTTTTAGTCTTTTGCTCAGCATTATTTTCAAAGCCTTTTCCGTTGTCCTCAATGGTAATGAAAAAGTTTTTTCCTGATTGAGAACACTGCAGCAAAATATTGGCAGCTTCAGCATGTTTTATGGCATTGGCTAACAATTCCTGCACAATCCTGTAGATATTGAGTTGAATGTTTAAAGGCAGATTCTTTTCAATATTGATGGCCTGAAAGTCAATTTCAAGATCTTTTCTTTTATAAAATTCACACAGATCATTGATTGCTGTTTCCAAACCAAAATTAAGCAATGATTCAGGCATCAGGTTTCTTGCTACATGTCGAAGTTCACTCACAGAATTGTCCAGTTGCCTTAGAATCTTATAAAATTCTTTATCCTTTTCAGCATCCAAATGATTGGCAGACCAGGTTGAAAAATTAATCTTTACCCCTGCCAGCATTCCGCCCAAACCATCATGAAGATCCCTTGCAATACGTTCTCTTTCTCTTTCCTCTCCATCCAGAATTGCCTTGGTTAGGGAGAGTTCTTCTTTTTGTTTAATTTCATTGATCCTTTGTATTGATATCTTTTTATTTTTCCTAAAGATGATAAAAAGGAAGATCAGAAGGCTTATAAGGAGTAGCAGGATAAGGCTTAGCCCCCATAAATAAGAGTTTTTCTTATTAACCTCAAGATCTTTCTGGTTTTTTTCAGCATTTAGGGTTGCTATTTTTCTTTCCTTTTCTGCAGCATTAAACTTAGATTCAATTTTATTGATCTCAAGCTTTACACTTTCGGTATTCAGGCTGTCATTAAGCTTAGAGTATTTTTGTTCCCATGCTAGGGCTTCTTTAGAATTTCCCATTTCCTCGTTCAATGTAGAAAGCTGCTTATAAATGGTTTTTCTGTTTCTAAGATCAAGGGCAAGGGATTTTTCCGTTAAGATATCCTCCAGAACATTTTTAGCCTCGTCATATCTTTTTAGCTTTCTCAGGATGTCATATTTGTTGAAATAAAACATCTGTGC
This genomic interval from Chryseobacterium joostei contains the following:
- a CDS encoding L,D-transpeptidase is translated as MKNILVKKSFLYACLCALFLVSCKKEIEKISDTFKDTVSASETPEAEKDSIKKDSVPVVKKESVPPVMQENGFYNAFVIPKDKKMRDSVYAEFSKKYNEKERTAILALNRLDSKSKWNADTLVVPAKIDTTLMAYSPFPMQLDVLSGVKKFVIFSYPIQAYGVYSNGSLVKWGPTSMGKKTAQTTRGLTFANWKKKLSISTVSTEWKLPYNFNIHNIGGIGWHEYTLPGYPASHSCLRLLRKDAQWLYSYADTWILNPGGATTKAKGTAVMVFGDYNWGGRRPWKKLLDDPNANNISVEELTKLLEPDVSKMLKEQANREKVADSIKTARAMATPVPNERPTDTLSK
- a CDS encoding PDZ domain-containing protein → MKPRLFLLGLLLCIFAHAQNSFELINTKKAVIPFQFINNLIFIPINVNGAELTFLLDTGVAETILFSLENKELKLGNVEKIKFSGLGGSLSIDGLKSDRNTGRIGDALVNTSMSLYVIIDEEFNISSHVGIPVNGVIGYHFFKDHPIFIDYISKKITVYENSDLLKKKIRKFEELPITIERDKPYLYAGVEMTSEKKDSKLLIDLGNSDAIWLFPALIKNFVYNRPNIDDFLGRGFNGDIYGKRSRIHNFYLGDFKFEKPLTAMPDEFSIQHVNLVENRKGSIGGEITRRFTVVFDYPNKKLYLRKNRNFNDPFHFNMSGLDFKQDGLEWKQDKINIETQNLATMGAEAYKNSFQYKFSLKPIFSIAGVRKDSPAYEAGLQKDDRIISINGNRSSDLTLEKIIELMKSDEGRSIIMVVERKNEELTLRFTLEDPIPYQE
- a CDS encoding alpha/beta hydrolase; its protein translation is MNLDYIVREPENITSTTPILFMLHGYGSNEQDLFSFRETLPNDWIIVSFRAPRDTQFEGYSWFDINFNEPENFMDVSQAKESLNSALESILKVINHYGLTESNVHLCGFSQGGILCYALALKYPELFNKIACMSSYPEEKILDGIVKDKKKLERLRFFVSHGTDDAVIPLEWGRKAADLLYDLSCYFTFREYMSGHGVNQKNYMDLMEFFSK
- a CDS encoding response regulator, with product MENERINIVIVDDHPIVIEGVKMMLNSQPFINIVGTFTSGSEIISFIKSNKVDIILLDITLPDANGTELCREIKKIGPDISVIMFSNRSERSIIMQSIQNGASGYLLKNTSIHELVICIKGALSGNIVFCNETKQIISRPSQNELQIPRLTKREKQILQLVAQGKTSNMIAEELFLSPLTIDTHRKNLLQKFQAKNSTELVNYAIQFHMIEE
- a CDS encoding ATP-binding protein codes for the protein MKRLLILLSILLSFSLQSQQITPLNEKPYLDSLQNIVKTSSPDASKSNAYFILSNYYRNIDSLLSKKYLESGKAFIKGNPLLSAKYDYYKAQYYLDRNKEKAGISYQQAIKALSKIKNEESDLLQASAWYSYGVTQKDKEGYPFLVKTILEKSIPLAKKYENSRNLGFLYTQFAVILTYNAELKKSEEYNKKALKILEKRFPNSSELFFTYLNFANNYCYQAKGDEAKKFLDKAENLINPYPESSINAFYYYSKTLYYITRQKNSEALPVIEKGIFYTKKFNQSLLAQMFYFNKYDILRKLKRYDEAKNVLEDILTEKSLALDLRNRKTIYKQLSTLNEEMGNSKEALAWEQKYSKLNDSLNTESVKLEINKIESKFNAAEKERKIATLNAEKNQKDLEVNKKNSYLWGLSLILLLLISLLIFLFIIFRKNKKISIQRINEIKQKEELSLTKAILDGEERERERIARDLHDGLGGMLAGVKINFSTWSANHLDAEKDKEFYKILRQLDNSVSELRHVARNLMPESLLNFGLETAINDLCEFYKRKDLEIDFQAINIEKNLPLNIQLNIYRIVQELLANAIKHAEAANILLQCSQSGKNFFITIEDNGKGFENNAEQKTKSMGLRNLKNRVDYLKGNMEISSDNQGTTINIELNIDGE